Proteins encoded together in one Solanum lycopersicum chromosome 7, SLM_r2.1 window:
- the LOC101264741 gene encoding uncharacterized protein — MGLTSRYKVELATYQLKGVAQTWYVQWRDKLWGGLVTWEVLKKGFLDRFFLRDKREAKVVEFINLHQGDVSVIEYSLKFTQLTNYAPFLAFDPRDEINRFVMEVSDDLQENIIRARDDRVSNPNLKKGKDTSYPNTKPTCAQCGKGYLGEYLFGMGICFGCGNSGYKVRDFPNVRVQDKGIG, encoded by the exons ATGGGATTGACTTCTAGATACAAGGTTGAGTTagccacttaccaactcaaaggtgtggcccaaacttggtatgtCCAATGGAGGGACAAGTTATGGGGTGGACTGGTGACTTGGGAGGTTTTGAAGAAGGgttttcttgatagattctttCTTAGGGATAAGCGGGAAGCCAAGGTGGTGGAGTTCAtaaaccttcatcaaggagatGTGAGTGTGAttgaatactccttgaaattcactCAATTGACAAATTATGCTCCTTTTTTGGCTTTCGACCCCAGAGATGAAATAAACCGCTTTGTGATGGAAGTGTCGGATGACTTGCAAGAAAATATCATTCGG gctcgtgatgatagggTATCCAACCCTAATCTTAAGAAGGGAAAGGATACTAGTTACCCGAACACGAAGCCTACTTGTGCCCAGTGTGGAAAGGGTTATTTAGGTGAATACTTATTTGGAATGGGcatttgttttggttgtggaaaTAGTGGCTacaaggttagggatttccCTAATGTGAGGGTTCAAGACAAGGGTATTGGTTaa
- the AGP-S2 gene encoding ADP-glucose pyrophosphorylase large subunit isoform X2: MDALCAGTAQSVAICNQESTFWGQKISGRRLINKGFGVRWCKSFTTQQRGKNVTSAVLTRDINKEMLPFENSMFEEQPTADPKAVASVILGGGVGTRLFPLTSRRAKPAVPIGGCYRLIDVPMSNCINSGIRKIFILTQFNSFSLNRHLARTYNFGNGVGFGDGFVEVLAATQTPGDAGKMWFQGTADAVRQFIWVFENQKNKNVEHIIILSGDHLYRMNYMDFVQKHIDANADITVSCVPMDDGRASDFGLMKIDETGRIIQFAEKPKGPALKAMQVDTSILGLSEQEASNFPYIASMGVYVFKTDVLLKLLKSAYPSCNDFGSEIIPSAVKDHNVQAYLFNDYWEDIGTVKSFFDANLALTKQPPKFDFNDPKTPFYTSARFLPPTKVDKSRIVDAIISHGCFLRECNIQHSIVGVRSRLDYGVEFKDTMMMGADYYQTESEIASLLAEGKVPIGVGPNTKIQKCIIDKNAKIGKDVVILNKQGVEEADRSAEGFYIRSGITVIMKNATIKDGTVI, encoded by the exons ATGGATGCGTTGTGTGCGGGCACTGCACAATCAGTGGCAATTTGCAACCAAGAGAGCACATTTTGGGGACAGAAGATTAGTGGAAGAAGATTGATAAACAAGGGTTTTGGGGTCCGGTGGTGCAAGAGCTTTACAACTCAACAAAGGGGTAAAAATGTTACCTCTGCTGTTCTCACCCGTGATATAAACAAAGAGATGCTG CCATTTGAAAATTCAATGTTTGAGGAACAACCAACGGCAGATCCAAAAGCTGTTGCCTCTGTCATTCTAGGTGGTGGTGTTGGAACTCGTCTTTTTCCTCTTACAAGCAGAAGAGCTAAACCAGCT GTTCCTATTGGTGGTTGTTACCGGCTAATTGATGTACCAATGAGTAACTGCATTAACAGTGGCATACGGAAAATTTTCATCTTAACACAGTTCAATTCCTTTTCCCTCAATCGTCACCTTGCCCGCACGTATAATTTTGGAAATGGAGTGGGTTTTGGAGATGGATTTGTGGAG GTTTTAGCTGCAACCCAGACTCCAGGGGATGCAGGAAAAATGTGGTTCCAAGGCACTGCTGATGCTGTGCGGCAATTCATATGGGTATTTGAG AATCAGAAGAACAAGAATGTCGAGCACATAATAATTTTGTCTGGTGACCATCTTTACCGAATGAACTACATGGACTTTGTTCAG AAGCATATTGACGCAAATGCTGATATTACAGTTTCATGTGTTCCAATGGACGATGG TCGAGCTTCAGATTTTGGATTGATGAAAATAGATGAAACAGGACGTATCATCCAATTTGCTGAAAAACCAAAAGGCCCTGCTTTGAAGGCAATG CAAGTTGACACATCTATCCTCGGACTATCTGAGCAAGAGGCGTCCAATTTTCCTTACATTGCATCCATGGGTGTTTATGTATTCAAAACTGATGTTTTACTAAAACTTCTCAAGTCAGCGTACCCTTCATGCAATGATTTTGGCTCTGAAATTATCCCTTCTGCTGTGAAAGATCACAATGTCCAG GCATATTTGTTTAATGATTACTGGGAGGATATTGGAACAGTGAAGTCTTTCTTTGATGCCAACTTGGCCCTCACAAAGCAG CCTCCAAAGTTTGACTTCAATGACCCGAAGACCCCGTTCTACACTTCTGCTAGGTTCTTACCTCCTACAAAAGTTGACAAAAGCAGG ATAGTGGATGCAATAATTTCACATGGCTGCTTTCTGAGGGAATGTAACATTCAGCACTCCATAGTTGGTGTACGATCACGCTTAGACTATGGTGTTGAGTTTAAG GATACCATGATGATGGGTGCAGATTATTATCAAACTGAATCCGAGATTGCTTCACTATTAGCAGAAGGAAAGGTTCCAATAGGGGTCGGGCCAAACACTAAGATACA GAAATGCATAATTGACAAGAACGCAAAGATAGGAAAAGATGTGGTTATTCTGAACAAGCAA GGTGTTGAAGAAGCTGATAGGTCAGCAGAAGGATTTTACATTAGGTCCGGGATTACCGTCATAATGAAGAATGCAACCATTAAAGATGGGACAGTCATATGA
- the AGP-S2 gene encoding ADP-glucose pyrophosphorylase large subunit isoform X1, which translates to MDALCAGTAQSVAICNQESTFWGQKISGRRLINKGFGVRWCKSFTTQQRGKNVTSAVLTRDINKEMLPFENSMFEEQPTADPKAVASVILGGGVGTRLFPLTSRRAKPAVPIGGCYRLIDVPMSNCINSGIRKIFILTQFNSFSLNRHLARTYNFGNGVGFGDGFVEVLAATQTPGDAGKMWFQGTADAVRQFIWVFENQKNKNVEHIIILSGDHLYRMNYMDFVQKHIDANADITVSCVPMDDGRASDFGLMKIDETGRIIQFAEKPKGPALKAMQVDTSILGLSEQEASNFPYIASMGVYVFKTDVLLKLLKSAYPSCNDFGSEIIPSAVKDHNVQAYLFNDYWEDIGTVKSFFDANLALTKQPPKFDFNDPKTPFYTSARFLPPTKVDKSRIVDAIISHGCFLRECNIQHSIVGVRSRLDYGVEFKDTMMMGADYYQTESEIASLLAEGKVPIGVGPNTKIQKCIIDKNAKIGKDVVILNKQASIFFLKFEIITKVNISLTDAWMLLQGVEEADRSAEGFYIRSGITVIMKNATIKDGTVI; encoded by the exons ATGGATGCGTTGTGTGCGGGCACTGCACAATCAGTGGCAATTTGCAACCAAGAGAGCACATTTTGGGGACAGAAGATTAGTGGAAGAAGATTGATAAACAAGGGTTTTGGGGTCCGGTGGTGCAAGAGCTTTACAACTCAACAAAGGGGTAAAAATGTTACCTCTGCTGTTCTCACCCGTGATATAAACAAAGAGATGCTG CCATTTGAAAATTCAATGTTTGAGGAACAACCAACGGCAGATCCAAAAGCTGTTGCCTCTGTCATTCTAGGTGGTGGTGTTGGAACTCGTCTTTTTCCTCTTACAAGCAGAAGAGCTAAACCAGCT GTTCCTATTGGTGGTTGTTACCGGCTAATTGATGTACCAATGAGTAACTGCATTAACAGTGGCATACGGAAAATTTTCATCTTAACACAGTTCAATTCCTTTTCCCTCAATCGTCACCTTGCCCGCACGTATAATTTTGGAAATGGAGTGGGTTTTGGAGATGGATTTGTGGAG GTTTTAGCTGCAACCCAGACTCCAGGGGATGCAGGAAAAATGTGGTTCCAAGGCACTGCTGATGCTGTGCGGCAATTCATATGGGTATTTGAG AATCAGAAGAACAAGAATGTCGAGCACATAATAATTTTGTCTGGTGACCATCTTTACCGAATGAACTACATGGACTTTGTTCAG AAGCATATTGACGCAAATGCTGATATTACAGTTTCATGTGTTCCAATGGACGATGG TCGAGCTTCAGATTTTGGATTGATGAAAATAGATGAAACAGGACGTATCATCCAATTTGCTGAAAAACCAAAAGGCCCTGCTTTGAAGGCAATG CAAGTTGACACATCTATCCTCGGACTATCTGAGCAAGAGGCGTCCAATTTTCCTTACATTGCATCCATGGGTGTTTATGTATTCAAAACTGATGTTTTACTAAAACTTCTCAAGTCAGCGTACCCTTCATGCAATGATTTTGGCTCTGAAATTATCCCTTCTGCTGTGAAAGATCACAATGTCCAG GCATATTTGTTTAATGATTACTGGGAGGATATTGGAACAGTGAAGTCTTTCTTTGATGCCAACTTGGCCCTCACAAAGCAG CCTCCAAAGTTTGACTTCAATGACCCGAAGACCCCGTTCTACACTTCTGCTAGGTTCTTACCTCCTACAAAAGTTGACAAAAGCAGG ATAGTGGATGCAATAATTTCACATGGCTGCTTTCTGAGGGAATGTAACATTCAGCACTCCATAGTTGGTGTACGATCACGCTTAGACTATGGTGTTGAGTTTAAG GATACCATGATGATGGGTGCAGATTATTATCAAACTGAATCCGAGATTGCTTCACTATTAGCAGAAGGAAAGGTTCCAATAGGGGTCGGGCCAAACACTAAGATACA GAAATGCATAATTGACAAGAACGCAAAGATAGGAAAAGATGTGGTTATTCTGAACAAGCAAGCAAGTATcttttttttgaagtttgaaaTCATCACGAAAGTTAATATTAGTTTAACTGATGCTTGGATGTTGTTGCAGGGTGTTGAAGAAGCTGATAGGTCAGCAGAAGGATTTTACATTAGGTCCGGGATTACCGTCATAATGAAGAATGCAACCATTAAAGATGGGACAGTCATATGA